A window of Aquitalea denitrificans contains these coding sequences:
- a CDS encoding Dps family protein, protein MTQSSDSISLHARPDAALHTPSGLSAAATRDISAALNGLLADVFALYLKTKNFHWHVSGPHFRDYHLLLDEQGDQLYAMTDPLAERIRKVGGSTLRSIGHIARQQRIKDNDASYVTPQDMLAELREDNATLAARLREAHGVCEEHRDIAGASQIENWIDETERRCWFLFEASRR, encoded by the coding sequence ATGACACAATCAAGTGATTCCATCTCCCTGCATGCCCGCCCCGATGCCGCGCTGCATACCCCTAGTGGTTTAAGCGCTGCCGCTACCCGTGATATCAGCGCTGCTCTGAATGGCTTGCTGGCAGATGTATTTGCCTTGTACCTGAAAACCAAGAACTTTCATTGGCATGTCAGTGGGCCACACTTCAGGGACTATCACCTGCTGCTGGATGAGCAGGGTGATCAGCTGTATGCAATGACTGATCCGCTGGCAGAGCGCATTCGCAAGGTTGGTGGTTCCACTCTGCGTTCTATCGGCCATATTGCACGGCAGCAGCGTATCAAGGATAACGATGCCAGCTATGTCACCCCACAGGACATGCTGGCTGAGTTGCGGGAGGATAATGCGACGCTGGCTGCCCGCTTGCGCGAGGCGCATGGTGTTTGCGAAGAACATCGTGATATTGCAGGTGCCAGCCAGATTGAGAACTGGATAGATGAAACCGAGCGTCGTTGCTGGTTCCTGTTTGAGGCCAGCCGCCGCTGA
- a CDS encoding methyl-accepting chemotaxis protein translates to MARRSHSPFLRTRLGFWLIGFNILTICTVLASLLLPDSWRLAVEVFLVVLSLALSTLIWLGSSRIFTVLNTLHEQLGYACEGELHHRASRTRDMGEVGLVAWELNDFLDLVETYFKEINTSFRRVSQNDYTRRPLSQGLPGMFAESLRNVDSAIQAMADNDGYIRKNRLSSQLAALNNPHLRENLASNQTDLTVISTAMDQVSSITRDTASASRESLDSAVLLSSHMDTIAGSVVSMNEASSSLAQEWTGIESSLAAISAIADQTNLLALNAAIEAARAGEMGRGFAVVADEVRKLAERSKDTAHRVQSVLGSLSSRISDMHARAGEAGSVAAEVKSSVESFRNRFATLAEQSDTVLGQVQRVRDMSQVSLQKVGHVMHKQMAYHAIEEGAAIAHGSHLATWRQSEGHNSFGNTRALSQLATPDQKVDSSIESAISTAASKEHLDEEAIIRHMRTMEQDSAEVLQLLDRMVEEKHAPSATRTAPR, encoded by the coding sequence TCACTATTACTCCCCGACAGCTGGCGACTGGCCGTCGAGGTATTTCTGGTGGTACTTTCGCTCGCCTTATCCACGCTGATCTGGCTGGGCAGCAGCCGTATCTTTACCGTGCTCAATACCCTGCACGAGCAGCTGGGCTATGCCTGTGAGGGCGAACTGCACCACCGCGCATCCCGCACGCGCGATATGGGTGAAGTTGGCCTGGTCGCCTGGGAGCTGAATGATTTTCTTGATCTGGTTGAAACCTATTTCAAGGAAATCAACACCAGCTTCCGTCGCGTCAGCCAAAACGACTACACACGCCGCCCACTCAGCCAGGGCCTGCCGGGCATGTTTGCCGAATCGCTACGCAATGTGGACAGTGCCATCCAGGCCATGGCCGACAATGACGGCTATATCCGCAAAAACCGTCTTTCCTCCCAGCTGGCCGCACTGAACAACCCGCATCTGCGTGAAAACCTGGCCAGCAACCAGACTGACCTTACCGTCATCAGCACTGCAATGGATCAGGTTTCCAGCATCACCCGAGATACCGCCAGTGCCTCGCGCGAAAGCCTGGATAGCGCAGTATTGCTGTCCAGCCATATGGACACCATTGCTGGCAGCGTTGTCAGCATGAACGAAGCCAGCAGCTCTCTGGCGCAGGAATGGACAGGGATCGAATCATCGCTGGCCGCCATTTCCGCCATTGCCGACCAGACCAATCTGCTGGCATTGAATGCCGCCATCGAAGCAGCACGCGCCGGTGAAATGGGCCGTGGTTTTGCCGTGGTAGCCGATGAAGTACGCAAGCTGGCCGAGCGCAGCAAGGACACCGCCCACCGCGTGCAATCCGTGCTGGGCAGCCTATCCAGCCGTATCAGCGACATGCACGCCCGGGCAGGTGAAGCCGGCTCTGTTGCGGCAGAAGTCAAGTCATCGGTTGAATCATTCCGCAACCGCTTTGCCACACTGGCCGAGCAGTCTGACACCGTACTGGGCCAAGTACAGCGCGTGCGCGACATGTCGCAGGTTTCGCTGCAAAAAGTGGGGCATGTCATGCATAAACAGATGGCCTACCACGCTATCGAGGAAGGTGCTGCCATCGCCCATGGCAGCCATCTGGCGACATGGCGACAAAGCGAAGGGCACAACAGTTTTGGCAATACCCGTGCCTTGAGCCAGCTGGCGACACCCGACCAGAAGGTGGACAGCAGCATTGAAAGCGCCATTTCAACAGCGGCCAGCAAAGAACATCTCGACGAAGAAGCCATCATCCGCCATATGCGCACCATGGAGCAGGACAGTGCGGAAGTGCTGCAACTGCTGGACCGGATGGTTGAAGAGAAACATGCACCATCAGCGACAAGGACCGCACCGCGCTAA
- a CDS encoding rhodanese-like domain-containing protein, translating to MKHLFGALLGGVTAAAFAHRMLSGASRLVIDVGSSEEFSAEHIPGARSLPLEQLEQQAASTIPDPATPLTLYCRTGERAKLAAAQLRSLGYTHIESVSGMREAMQKLHQLL from the coding sequence ATGAAACATCTTTTTGGAGCATTGCTGGGCGGCGTTACTGCGGCGGCCTTTGCCCACCGCATGCTGAGCGGCGCCAGCCGGCTGGTAATTGATGTCGGCTCAAGTGAAGAGTTCAGTGCCGAGCACATTCCAGGTGCGCGTTCTCTGCCACTGGAGCAACTGGAACAACAGGCGGCCAGCACCATTCCAGACCCGGCAACACCACTGACCCTGTACTGCCGCACCGGTGAACGAGCAAAGCTGGCGGCAGCCCAGCTACGTAGTCTGGGCTACACTCACATCGAAAGTGTCAGCGGCATGCGTGAAGCCATGCAGAAACTGCACCAGCTGCTTTAG
- a CDS encoding pseudouridine synthase, whose protein sequence is MELYRLLQQQGFGSRKECRKLVEYGLVEINGGVAEDYRQEWAAEDIDELVVDGEPWTLHTAAIYVMLHKPDGYETSHKPMHHPSVYTLLPWQFGNLDISAVGRLDVDTTGLLLLTNDGQFVHALSSPKRHVPKCYEVTLKHPVVDDLVRHLLAGVFLKDDNEKIAADQVEVVDEITIRMTITQGKYHQVKRMVAAAGNRVMDLHRLSVGAVQLGDLDEGQWRYLEAGELASFGFALAE, encoded by the coding sequence ATGGAACTCTACAGACTATTGCAACAGCAAGGCTTCGGCAGCCGCAAGGAATGCCGCAAGCTGGTGGAATACGGGCTGGTGGAAATCAACGGTGGCGTGGCCGAAGATTACCGCCAGGAATGGGCTGCGGAAGATATCGACGAGCTGGTGGTCGATGGCGAGCCTTGGACGCTGCATACAGCTGCCATCTACGTGATGCTGCACAAGCCCGACGGCTACGAAACCTCACACAAACCCATGCACCACCCCAGTGTGTATACCTTGCTGCCCTGGCAGTTTGGCAATCTGGACATTTCGGCTGTAGGGAGGCTGGATGTCGACACTACCGGGCTTCTGCTGCTGACCAACGACGGCCAGTTCGTGCATGCGCTGAGCTCACCCAAGCGCCATGTGCCCAAGTGCTATGAAGTCACCCTCAAACACCCGGTGGTGGATGATCTGGTACGGCACTTGCTGGCCGGGGTATTTCTTAAGGATGACAACGAGAAAATCGCTGCTGATCAGGTAGAGGTGGTGGACGAAATTACCATTCGCATGACTATTACCCAAGGCAAATATCACCAGGTGAAACGCATGGTGGCAGCAGCGGGCAACCGGGTGATGGATCTGCATCGTCTGTCGGTCGGCGCGGTGCAGTTGGGCGATCTGGATGAGGGCCAGTGGCGCTATCTGGAGGCCGGGGAGTTGGCCAGTTTCGGTTTTGCACTAGCAGAATAA